Genomic segment of Calditrichota bacterium:
CCGGAATTAAGTCTGAGCAAACAAGTTCTGCGGGCGATGGTGGCGACTCGGGCGTTGGCGGTGGACGGTGGAGTCAGCATTTAGAATTGAAATGACGAGGCGATGATAACAGGGTACAAAAACGACCGTAACAGGGCATTCTTAAAAGCGCGGAGACTCGTGCGAACCGTGATAGGGTTCAGCGTGCTTGCGGTCGGCGTGCTCTTGATCGTGCTTCCTGGTCCGGCGGTTGTTGTCATACCGATCGGTTTGGCGATTCTCGCGAGC
This window contains:
- a CDS encoding PGPGW domain-containing protein, which produces MITGYKNDRNRAFLKARRLVRTVIGFSVLAVGVLLIVLPGPAVVVIPIGLAILASEYTWARKYLNKFKEGGEKISAILFKRSKTN